The nucleotide sequence AAAATTTTGACCGCCATCGCCAAATCTGTGTGAAGTCCGCGACGTGCCTTCTTTCACGTGTATCTCAGTCGCGCTGTCTTGGCATGGTTCGTGCAAAATAGAACAGTCGTAACCGAAGCCGGTGGCTATCGGAGTCGGAATCATGTATTCTCTCATGGTTCATTTCCGGGCCAACAAATCAtgcttcttttaatctcaaattaTTCTCACAACATTTGGGGTGAATAAATACAACAAATTTGGATAGCCTAttaatctcaattttttttttttttgtagatctCTTATTTCAACAAACAATTTATGATATACTTATATAAACTTCACTTGGGAATTTGTTTTATCATTGATGAAGCTTAAAATTAAATCATATTAATCAACTAAGTCAATCCATTCCAAATACCAAGTTCACAATTTTTCTTAGTAATTTACATTTATGTTATCCAAAAATATTACAACAATCATATTGTGATattttttgtgtttttgtttGCTTTCTTGTGTTTTGCACATGTTTTTGCTTAAGGCATTTACCCTCCCAACCCTTTTAAGTCATTTCTGGAATCTGATTCTTaggacatgaatatatatatatatatatatatatatatatatatatatatatatatatatattacaacaaGAAAACACATCTTGTTAGATCAGGAAAACAAGTGTACATAACTTGATCTTCATTGGTATTTTACTCATACTGACAGGCAATTAAGAAATTTGcatattgaagaacaaaaatagaaAGGAAAAGGACAAAAAATAAAACAATAGCAACAAATAGAGTCTTTCTTCTGAAAGAAAGATGAAATCTAAATATTAATTCCAAAGGGAACATTTTGTTCATTACAGGCAGTGCTGTGTTCCCTGCAAACAATACACAACTTCATTTCAAAATGCAGCGCATATCACAAGAAACTGAAAATAGTAGACACACTGCAAGAACTGCTGTCATGGTTGCCCATTATTTCTCATCATTTCTCTGCTTTCAGTCGTGTGCAATGCTCGCGATCCTATCAACAATCTGCTTCATGGTTTTCCGTACTGGGAAAATGAAACCTGCTTGGAAGAAGTGATGAATTGAGTGTTATCTTCAATCAATCTGTTCCAACTAAAGATGAGGGGTTTTGTTCTCCTGCACGTCTGAAATATCAGCAGCAAGCTCTTCCAAAGAGGCTCTTGACGAGCACCGGGACAAGGTGCCTGATCCAATTGTGTTTGTCTCATCTGTCTCATCGACGGTTGATTCCAACGAGCAAGTTGATGTAGTAGTAGTTCCAAGTCGTGAAAGAACAGGATCACGTTTAGATTTCTCTTTGACTCTTTTGCACCAACTATGAAGCGACTCCCTCACGCTCTCAGCTATCAGAGATTTTTTAAATTTGGACCCCATCTACATTTTGTTACAGGAACAAAAGTTAAGACAATGGCATTAGGATATCACAAACAATAGATAAATGGCTTCCTAGCAAGCAGAAATTTTTTTCTGCATGTAAATGCCCATAATAGTGCAGAGCCTCTTTGACATAtgtaggaaaaataaaaggaaccTAACCAAACTGCAAGCGTAGTTAACGCACATCAATTATTTTGGAGCATTAACTCTGTGCTAAACAAGTAGCTACAGAAAGGCATCGACAAGTTACAAACATCCATTTTGAAGAATGGTGATTCAGACTATTGACCAATAGATAGCTAAACCAATGCGGCTCGAAGGGCCTGATGAAAAATTTATAGACTCTGGTTGTCACAAACTATCCTACACTATGTTACTGTACACAAACTGGTGGGCATATGTTTTCCAAGTGAGGAGAACCTTTAATTCTTTCCTTGTGACTTATTGTGGTCTTCTTGAGGCATCTTCTCGCCAAGCGGTGATTCTAAAATCaagcttgatattctcttgaaagATTTTGCATGTTGTTGATCAACTTCGTAGAATTTTAAATGGTTTACATAAGAGCCTTTGTGATGTATATGACCGCATTATAGGGTTCCTCTGGATACTCATTCTACAATGTGTTACATTTTTATAAGCATCATTAAATTAAATGAATGTCTAATATAGCATTAGGGAGGTTTTAATATAATGTAAATTCCTTATCAGCTTGATGACTTAGCGTATGCACTAGTCACAGCACTTGCTCCCCAAGTTTCAGATTCTACCAACAAGTACTGAAGCAAACTGACAATTATGGAATCGCTCaatgaaatttattgaaaaactagaagcaCCATAAGTGAAAAACAGAGGATAAGGTTCACTTCTTTTTTCTCTGACTAGGAAACATGGACTGGTATTGATTAGGTGAAACTTGCAGAATATCTCATACACAAAGAAGCTTGAAATAGCATTAAATTGCACTGGTCTAAAATTTTCCAGAAAAGCATATTGTTCATTACAGTCTTGCAATTTCTAAGAGGTGCTAGTATCAAGCACATGCAAATAGAGACTATTATATTCGTATATGAAAACATGACTATCTGACCCAGAAGTGTGTATTAAAATGCTAAAGAATGTCATGCTGATTAAAGGAAGAACAAACAGTTTAATTTGAAGTTTAACCTAACCTGagaaattatcacattcaggggtAACGTGCTGTAGCTGCACCAAAACTGAACTAGTAGCCTGCAACATATAAGAAACCAACTCAAGTCAATGAATGACATTTTCTTAAGTGTAGTGTATGAAAATTGcatcaaaataaatacatgagATTCAACCTAGACGACTTGAAAGATACTGGATGCATTTATCTTATTCTAAAGGAACAGAACATACATACACTTCTTTTTTGTATCTGTAAAGCCACTAATGATTCCCTGTAAAATAATCAAATTGCATCACATAATTGGTAATCATGTTCCACGCTGATGATCACTGCACTATCTTCTTTGTCTTCTGGGTGATGACACTCAGTTCTTTCATTGAACTCGGTCCTAAACTCCTAATTGGTAATCACCCTCCTGAACTATCAACCCAAACCTACAAATCTGTTAGCTACAATTTGTGTTCctaagattttaattttttaactcTCCACATGTTTTGTGTAATCTCAAGTCTCTCTACCTCTTGTGGCACCCCGAGTCAGAACTACCTCGATTGGAAAATTTCAAAGTCCAACCTAATTAAATTATTCTAAAGTAACAATGATCTAGAGGATGATAAATTAGCTATAAAATAGACCAAAATATAAAATAGAccaaaatatataaataacatGAGCATAGCAGGGCATTAGATCAACTGCTAAAAGTCATAGATCTGCAAAATCTATCATTTAAAATTAGAAGCATGTAACACGACTATAGACAAACTTACCCGGAAACCAAGCGAGTGGCAACCATAAAATGATTCTTCATGAAACATGATTGAGAACTTAAATCCCACTGTAAAAAGAGATTATATGTTAAAAATACAATAAAAGAAAAGACATTTAATGTAAAATCAAGAGAGTTTCATGTGTACATTCAACTTATCAGTATAATAAATAAAGTGTTCTCTCTGCACAAATAATTGCTTTCAACAAGTATTTGCAAACACAAAGAACCTACTCATGAGCAAAATTGCTTCAATAAGAGAAATACAGAACCAAGCAGATAGCTTAGCAATAAATTATTCAAGAATGTCTGGAGAAGACCAAATACATTTTTAAGCAAGAGTGCAGAAGAAATATAGTGAATGCCATCTTACCAAGGACCAAATGAATGTTGCCATCTCAAAAGCATTCTGAATGTATAAAAGGAATGTCAGAACACAATAGCAACAAACTATTATGTAATGACAATTATAGAACTATTATGCAGTAATTTTGTCATCATCACCTGAAAGGAAATAAATTGTATCAACCACAATAAGATTTCTGGTTTTCCAAACCAAAACAGATCATCACGTGGCTTTAGTTGTGTCCCAACACATGGATCTGTTGCCCCAACAACTTCTAGAGCTAACTGAGCAATGACATGTTCGAGCTTGGTCCCCACCAGCACGACCAACTTTTTTGTACATTCatggaaaatataaaaaatatgcttTTGAGGAGAGTAGCCCATATTTTGGAAGAAAATGTGATGGAAAAGCTTACAATGGCAGGGACAAAGGATAACCAGAAGTATATATTAAGCCCTGCAAAGAGGAAGAAGGATAAGATGATTGGATGAAGAAAAGAACTGGCCATGAATCAATTACAGAAAAGAAACAATATTGAACGAAAGATGACTTGCCATGAATGTTCACAAATATACACATTATTGCATACACCCAAAGTGGCCAGCTGCAACATCAATGAAGGAAGCATATTGAAACAGCAAATCATTATAAATTTAATCTTGTTAAAATTGGAGGAAAATGCTTATGCTATTCATAGGAACACCAAGCATGACTGGGATCAAaatgtcaaaagaaggaattaggGAAGCAAGATTcatcaaaattatatatgaaaGTTAAAATATGATTCCAGATGATACAGTAGACAAGTAAGAATATCAAAAGAATAATTAAAGATATTTGGTTAGTAAACTGCAAGAAAATAAAGGACTGTAGCTTTAAAGCAGTATATGGCCTACTTATATGAGTGATTAGTAAGTATTAAGTCTGTACTTCCAGTACCAGATATTTATGACAACCCTTGGTTATGGTTCTTCTCTTACGAGATACTATTGTTGGTGAATACGGACTTCTTACAGGTGAGGCTAGAAAAGAACTAGATATACTTGTATCAAAAGATCCAAAGAGTTCATATAATGTACTGAACGAACCAAATACTTCATGGCACTTATTTTAAGaggcataatttttctctttgtaACTGAAAGATCAAATGAACCTATTATAGTCTACACTCAAACATCTACATTCACTAAATATAGCTGAATAGCTGACCTAGCAATTAATCTGTCCATATAACTAAGAACTATGTTAAGAAACctagaattaaattataaatttaattctCTCACTTTACACAATTCCACCCAAAGTGCCCCTATAAATAAACTCTTAAATCTAGTATTTTTAACAATATATGAATAgaagaaacatatcaaaatatattcaGAAAACAAGCATTACAAGTCTAAGTACTGCTAGGACTTAACGTGTCCATGCATCTCAACACTTGCAAGATGGCACATGGAAAAAGCATCACTAAATGATTATGTCCAAAAATAATTAAAGTTTCGCCCTTGATCAAATTGCTTATTTTGTGTACCTGATGCCAACACTTCCATGAAACTCATCTTCCATGCTCCGCACCATATATTTGTGAAAATTATAAGAAAGTGGCAATTTGTGATTCTGAAATGAAAGCATAATTCAAGTATACCAACAAAACAACTTAAACACCTAATGCAATGCATGACAATCTAAACCTTACAGCCATGGGATGGCTAAGAGTAATTGCCCAGAGAAAGAAAATGTTAATGTAACAATTATGTAAGAAAGCTTCATGAGAAGGGTGTAAAAATCAGGTAGCATTAGAAGCAATTTGAACTGAGATACTCACAGTGATGAAACCTAAACGCAATGCCATGTAATCTGACTTGGCTATAGATCCCTTAAATTGGCGGAAGAAACAAAGCTACATAGAGTTTGAGAGCCAATGTCAGAAATCAGAAGCATATTGATACTGATTGATGGCCAGATCATCACTGATTTTTTGTCATCTTACCAGATGAATGATTGAATAGTTgcttaaaaaaaatagaaaaagatcaTCCCTGGTGCCTAACTGATTAATTGAACAGTATTCAGGATTATTGCTAAGTTTACGAGCAAACAAAATAGTACACATATATTCCAATGTCATTCCTAGCAGAATGGAAAAGCTCCTCTGGACATCAAAGGTACTAGTCATGGAATCAACCTTTTTGCTTGCTGGGGTAAGGTTATGTTCAGTGACTCCCTGCATTGCAGAGTCTTGTTTACTTGGtcagctttttttttctttctttctctctttttagaAGGAACAAGATACAGAAGTAAATTTGATCACTTCAGTAACTGTCACTTGAGAAGCTTTTACCGTTTTTCACTCATCTACAAAATCCAAATATGTACATTAAATTTTagtgagaaaaataaaatatgaatgaGTCATAGATGCTGCTTGAGAAAAGCATTCATAATTCAACTTTCAAGACTTCGTTTCCCATAAAATCATATTCTAATATTCTTAAAATTAAAAGGTTGTAGAAGCTTAACCAGCAAAGTTTCAATTTAAGTCTAATTACTTTTTGAGTATATCTTTTGGAAGAGTTAGGAGACACTCAATAAGCATAAAGTAATATTTTGTGAACCTCGCCACAAACATTTTATTATTTCGTCATCGAACCTGCCATAACTTTCCAAAATAAAATTAAGCATGGAAAATAATAGCACATCAAAAATATCCTAACAAATAAAACATCACACCTTAATAACATATTCTTGCAGGATTATAATTTTTATCACGGATATCTATAGAGTCTATACTAGGAATTAACATGACCTCAAGTCAATAGTATCTCAAAACCAAATCAcaaaattcattatttaaaaggagaggaaataattaaatatttgataattAATCAACACAAGATACCAataacaaaagaaagattttccaaGATTTTCATTTGTCAAATTCACATTGTCTTTGTTACAACTTCACAGAGGTTCATTTGAGAACATCAAGTAGTAAATTTTTAAAACAAATTGTTCCTATGTATCACAAAACCGTAGGATAAAGCCCGAACTACACATCTTATCTAAATCTCACCATCCAAATAAGAATCTTGTTCTTGCTCCATGGATGAGATGCATGATGAAAAACAAAGGTAGACTGTCTCTTCATCATCCGATTCCTCCTTGCTTCAACAAAAACAAACAACGTCAAGTCATCCGGCTAAACAATCACAGAACTCCAATCAAATGAAAGAGGCATGTCAGTGCAATAGCAGAAAGCAATGCTATAAACAAAATTCTTCCAAAAGTCTTCTTAGAGCAAGGAATTTCACATGCTAAAATGTCGTTCCATAATTCTATTGGCTACAACATCATTCTTTCCAAAGATGCTCTTTTAGAAATCATTTTCACCAAGCTTCTCATTGCAGAATTTCCCATAACCGAAACATTTGTAGACTAACTTGagagatgtgtgtgtgtgtgtattttaAGGGAAAGCAGTTATAAATGAAGGTTAATCAAGTTAGCTTTCTGAGCCAATAgaaataaatcagcatctaatttcCAAGTCAATGCAAAATCCAATCAAGCCTCTCTAAGAAAGAACTTTAGACGGATTCAACCCACCAAATTGCCTTTAGTAGCTTGTTGTTGTTCCATCAGCTGATACTAACAATTCTATTAAAATAAGCAATGAGTTGACATTCACCCAACCAAAGCACCTCTATTCACAAGCCATTCAGGAATATTCCGATGGCTCATGTACCGTGTACTTGTCAATTAAGAAGAATTCCTGAACAAAGATATGGGAAAATACATCATGATTTTACCTTGCAAGTCCTCACTGGACATTGGATATGCTTGGCTCTCCCATTTCCTCCAGCTGTAAATCTTCGTGGCAATCAAGAAAACAATTTGATGACCAACACAGAAAACCAGCCTCCATATGCCCAAAGGCTACTCAAACCATGTTACCTTAGTCATGGACAGAACGACAGTGACGAAGCTGTACGCCACATGAGTGATCCCAAGAATGAACAGGAAGCGGTGGAGCTGCTCCAATCCTTCGAACGGGACGAAGGGTTCATAGCCCTGAACACGAAGATCCATCAACCAAATTCTCAGCAGCCGAGCAAATTCGATAAGGGAGTCGCCCACCTCTGGACAATGATTCGCAGACAATCCAAGCAGCTCCTTCGCAGTCTCCACAGCCGCCGAACGATTCGAAGCCGACATCGGCCCCGAGTCCCCGCCGGCGAACAGATCCTCTAAGTCGCTCTCGGAGCAGACGTAGAAGCGGCTGCTAAAGAGCGAAGAAGGGACGCAGATCTCGGAGATCCACCTCGCCGTCTGGCTCAGCATCAACGAGATGAGACCCAGCAACATGAGCTCTTTACGTGTCAAAGAaaaaccaccaccgccaccaccgagAAAACACCATCAAGATCCGCCgtttcttgcagaagcaaaagaaGGGAGCCGAAATGGATCAAGCGAGTCGTCACCTTCGCGAATCTTCTCGAGGGCGGCGAGCATGGCCTTGCGCTTGGTCTTCTTCAGCCACTGCCGCGTTCAAGAACTCGGAAGGAGTGGGTTTGGGGATGAAAGGAgacatttttatcttcttttctcttcttggcgagtggagagagagagagagagaagctttaCCTTTCCGAAGCGGTAGATGGAACGCTCGACGAGGAAGCAGACGGCGACCATCGCGGTGGTAACGGTGGCGACGGACCACGTCGGCGTCTCCGCAAGAGACCTCCCTTCGCCCATGTTTCCTCGTCCTCCTTCCTCCGGCGCTTTGCTCGCACAGTATCGGCGAGCAAGAGGGACGAGGGAGCAGGTGAGATGAGAGTCGTGTGTGCGCCATAATTTGAGGGCGGGCGTGAGATGCGAGGAGGAAAGCGCGGTTCTTTTCCCCTCCCTTTCTTTATTGCGCGGAAGGAGAAGCGAAGGCGCCGACATCCACATGCTCGACGGGTAGACGCAAAAAACGCGGGCCCCGTGGCACGTTCTCAGACTGACACGGCAGAGAAGAAGTCTTTGGGGATGCTTCATCGGGGTAGCGTACGCGAGCTACGCTTTTAAAGGCGTTCAATGGAGGGAACCGTTGTGGGATGGGAGAAACGTTGATCCCTGTCTCCGACATGACAGGGGAGCCTCGTCCGAATCATGAAGCGTGAAGTGTCAAGTTCGCAGGGACAAGGTGGGGAAGGACATCTCGTGATGGCACGTGGTGTGATGCAGCCTCATTTCTCTTCGCTGTTGTTTATTATTGTTTCTTTTTCTATCATttgtaaaattattattatatatattatatataatataatgattGGTCCAATTGACTGTCAATTGGGTCCGGTGAGAAGTCAAAATTGGACGAGCTTAATGACCGTTTCAGTACCCAAAAATGGGTAAACGAAGTGAAGTGCATTACATACGTCAATCACTGAGTCATTGGTAATCGCAACGACAAGTCAAATCTATCGATCAACATATTTATGATTCTGGATTCTGAGATCTCACGGGCCTAAATAGAGGTGGGATATTTGGGCCGGATGGACCAATTCGGCCCACATTCCTTTCGTCAGTGAGTTTGTACGGTCGTGATAGAAGCCCTCCATCGACATCACCCCGCGCTAGTTTTGAAGGGAAAAGGCAAAAAGGAGTGCGAAACcagtctccctctctctctctacgccAAACAGAAGCCCTTCCCTCGCCTTCGCCCTGGAACGATCGAGGCCCCTCGTTCACTCTTTCGAATTTCTGGAGATATCAGGTAATGACTCTTGTTTCCCTCACatttttttgagttttttttttcttttgggttcAGGTTACGATTGGTGAAGTTGCGATTGTTAGGGCGTTCGCCGTGTTTTTTGTCGATTGGACTGTTTTTTCGGGTAGATTTGGGTCAGATTTGATCCGAGGGCTCTGTAGATTATTTATGGAACGCACTTTCGTCAGCAAACGGCTATGATGTAGAAATTTCTGATTTTCTTTTGGTTGAATGGAACGGTAGAACTAGAAATTTGGTTGGGGAAAAGAAAGGGCATCAGTTTTGAGTGAGAACCGGGAATCACTGTTGATTCTAGCGTGTGCACGTTGAGGATTGGGGTTTGCTTCTTGTTGTTAAGATCACCAAGTTGAGTAGTTCATCGTGTTTTAGGGGGAATCGACTTTTTGGGGGTTTGCTTCTTGTTGTCTCCCGTCTCTTCTCATTTCTTCTTctcccctctcttcttctcccgcgTCTCCTATTTCTCTCCTGTCTTGCCCTCTCCTGTTCTCTCCTCCCATCCCAAACTGTGGATGCCTGTCTCCAGGGAACTTTCTGTATTTGCTGTCACAGCACTGCTCGGACAGCAAGCTTTAAATATTTGTTGGATGATGCACCAAATGAAAAGATGACATGGATGCTATAACTATATATGTTGGTCTTCTGTATAGCACTATAGCTTTTGATGTTAATAATACATCGGCCTATTAATGCTGTTACAGTTTttgatcttttagtatatgttggTTGTGCAGTTAAGCAGATTTTAAAGTAAATATTGCAAGTGTAAATCATCCACTGGTatttggagagaaaaaaaaaagaagtgtaCAAGCACCTAGTTAGATGTATCCATCATCTTTGAAATTCTCCAAACAATTTATCGTCAACCTGATTCCTCAACCTCAAGTGCTTATCTTGTTCAGCACACTTTATGCATTCACAAATTCTTGATAGATTAGCACTGCACAGTGATTGAAAATGAGGAACTGAAGTGCTTAATAATGTCTTGCATGTATGTGTAGTTTTGCGTTTGCCTTGACTTTTTTGCAGTAAGCGTTGCTTCTAATGCCAAAGAGTTATTGTATGCCTTTTTCCGGTCATGAAATAGGAAGTGTGCATTTGGGCAAGGTCACAACTCAAAAATTACAATATCTCTGAAACAAAGATAGTAAAAGCAAAGTTTTATCACAATACAAATAACAATAGGAAGTATGCATATATGTTACCAAGGTTGCTTCTTCTGCTAAAATATGAGATGTTGTAGTATTTTGGGTTACTCTGCTCGGTGCATGGCAAGTTCCATTGAACTACTGTGTTATTGTTTCAATGTACAGCTATAGCTAGTCACTGCAATATTCCATCGAGGAAAAGTGACTGCTAGTGCAAGTTTCTGGGATGATCATTCTTCATGTTGCAGCTTTTGCATGCAATAATCAAGACATTGTTGTTTAAGTTCTATTCAAATGTCAACCCAAAGTGATACATCATGTATAATTTATGTTTAGTTTGGAATACTTCCAAATGGCGGTTTCgggtatttataatttaataaaatgataaaCATAAAAATAGAGCTTGTTATTATCCCAGGATGTTGTTTGTCTTCTGCCTATGTAATTGAATGTTTAACGTTTCACTTCTGCTCTGCAGATTTTACTATGAGGTAATCATAATAACAAAGGCAAGCTGATGTAGGATGAGAGTGgcagaatatttttttgataatagatgaaCATAACAGGGAGGAATAGAAGATAGTAACTGAAAGATAATAGGAAAACAAATGGGTAATTACTAGACTCGCTCAGGCTCAAGGAGAACATTCCTAGGATGAAGGCCTCGCACCACCCACAAACAAGGTGGGAAAGAACTCAATTCATCTTTTTTCATTGATCCATTACATGTTCTAGCCCGTTTTATAGGCTCAAGTACAAAGATTAAAAGGAAATTacagaaataagaaaaattacaatcacatcaaatcaaatatacaaTCTATTCTTTCCTTCgaagaagataatattcttgAGGGACAACCTTCCATTCTTGATGATATTATTGATTAATAGACTTTCATCTTTGTAGAAATGAATATTTAAGATCTCCAATTAAGATTTGCAATCTTCAATCAAtaatgaatttgatttcttctacttttcctgtatttatttcctttttcttttccttgtatAGATGTTGCCATATGACAATTTATAACAAATGCAAAATATCTcaaaactaataaaatttattcaaataacaTATAAACCAAATTGCTCCTGCATCACATGCTAACTGATGACTCTTCAACTTCAAGGCATGTCTACTGATAAATAAAATTCTGCTTGATATATTTATTCTAGTTCTTTTCATGTCTACATAATTTGCTTTTGCTTGGTCTTCTACCTAATAAAATTTCAGGCCCTTAGATGCATAACAGAACTAAGTTGAAGTCTGCTAATGAAGACAAATCTCCTAAGGTCAACTGGTGCAATCATGCATCTGCTTTTGAGGATTTTTCCTGTCAAGACAAATTTTTGAGCTCAGGTTTTTTGTTCTCTTTACCGACACAAAAACCTCAAACCCAGAAAAATGTTGATCAGATGTTGTGTACAAGGTATGACTGTTCTAAAATATTTTGCTGCTTGTCTGTTTGACTTGTCTGCAGAACATATATCTTTTTGCTCAATATCTTAAAGATGCTTGAAAAGACATCATATATGAATGTGTGATGGCAATAACAGATTTTTCAGAAGGTGCCTTTAACCATTGATTTCAGAGTCGAAAAGTCAGAAAaggtaaaataaaaagaaaatatcctTTCAATGGCTCATACTAGATTGCTTTCATACTGAAGCAAATAGACTTCTCAGGCTGTCTCTGTAGATCATATTTTGCCTATCAGAAACAAAAATATACTGCTATGTATTGAAATTGATAGAAAATTGGATCCTTTCAGGCTCCATGAATCACTTTGATTGCACTGAAAATCTACTCTAGTAAGTGCTAAAAACATGTACTAGTAGTTGTAGGCCAGGTTCTTTCAGTCTATTTAATCGTCTTCTTTCATTTTTCTCGAACTTCTATTAAAttgttatgataaaaatcagagatAAAAAAATCTATGTAGGCATAGTTTGCTAGATCAGGATTTGGATTAGTTAAGTCTAATACGATTGGGATTAGCAGAATTGGTCAAATTGCATCAGTGGGATTAGGACTGCCTTACTGTTTCTCTAAGTACTATGCAGATAAAGCATTGAAAAGACACATGaagcaaaaaaaattaagttgaagAGAGCATCCTCAAGATTTTAGGTGAATTATGAATCCTGTGATATCTCATTTCTCTAGCATATCTATGTTTTTGTGACATTAAGGTATCCTATCCTCTTCTTTTATCTAGATCTTATCCGCTGTCTAGCAAACTGTTGACAACAAACTCCACAATAATCATGGTAGACACAAATGCTTTGGACGTAAATAGTAAACATAACAGTAATAGTGTGTTTTtctcaaggattgaaatatcgtactgtaccggagtttggacgttcgctcggtacggtatgatactgTATGCTGAGATCCTACTTCTGTAGGAACTAGTTGCCACTGCAGCTATTCTCAATGTCTATCTTAGATTTAATCAAGTAAATATATCTTATGTGCTTTCTGTTAGCAACACGAAACATGTGCTCATTCTGACTggatttttattcttaaatatgaACTATCAGGTCTATTGCTTGTGAAGTTGATGGAAGCGAGAGGCTACAATTGTTACAAGTTGAGAAGGTATGCTTGAGTATGATGATTAGAGAGGTTTCTTCTTCTGAGTATGAATAATCAGTTTGAATTGTTGAAGTTGAACCGATTCTTCTGCTCTTACACTTAAAATTTGTTACCATTTGAGCTTAAACTA is from Musa acuminata AAA Group cultivar baxijiao chromosome BXJ1-6, Cavendish_Baxijiao_AAA, whole genome shotgun sequence and encodes:
- the LOC135676447 gene encoding MLO-like protein 4 isoform X2, with amino-acid sequence MGEGRSLAETPTWSVATVTTAMVAVCFLVERSIYRFGKWLKKTKRKAMLAALEKIREELMLLGLISLMLSQTARWISEICVPSSLFSSRFYVCSESDLEDLFAGGDSGPMSASNRSAAVETAKELLGLSANHCPEGYEPFVPFEGLEQLHRFLFILGITHVAYSFVTVVLSMTKIYSWRKWESQAYPMSSEDLQARRNRMMKRQSTFVFHHASHPWSKNKILIWMLCFFRQFKGSIAKSDYMALRLGFITNHKLPLSYNFHKYMVRSMEDEFHGSVGISWPLWVYAIMCIFVNIHGLNIYFWLSFVPAILVVLVGTKLEHVIAQLALEVVGATDPCVGTQLKPRDDLFWFGKPEILLWLIQFISFQNAFEMATFIWSLWDLSSQSCFMKNHFMVATRLVSG
- the LOC135676447 gene encoding MLO-like protein 4 isoform X1, producing MGEGRSLAETPTWSVATVTTAMVAVCFLVERSIYRFGKWLKKTKRKAMLAALEKIREELMLLGLISLMLSQTARWISEICVPSSLFSSRFYVCSESDLEDLFAGGDSGPMSASNRSAAVETAKELLGLSANHCPEGYEPFVPFEGLEQLHRFLFILGITHVAYSFVTVVLSMTKIYSWRKWESQAYPMSSEDLQARRNRMMKRQSTFVFHHASHPWSKNKILIWMLCFFRQFKGSIAKSDYMALRLGFITNHKLPLSYNFHKYMVRSMEDEFHGSVGISWPLWVYAIMCIFVNIHGLNIYFWLSFVPAILVVLVGTKLEHVIAQLALEVVGATDPCVGTQLKPRDDLFWFGKPEILLWLIQFISFQNAFEMATFIWSLWDLSSQSCFMKNHFMVATRLVSGLLVQFWCSYSTLPLNVIISQMGSKFKKSLIAESVRESLHSWCKRVKEKSKRDPVLSRLGTTTTSTCSLESTVDETDETNTIGSGTLSRCSSRASLEELAADISDVQENKTPHL